One window of Pseudomonas urmiensis genomic DNA carries:
- a CDS encoding molecular chaperone HscC produces MQDASTSLSPAVATPLLGIDLGTTNSLIAVWQDGQARLIANALGEVLTPSVVSVDDDGSILVGKAAKARLTTHPLRTAAAFKRFMGSDKRFELGEHRFTPEELSALVLGALKQDAEAYLGCPVSEAVISVPAYFSDEQRKRTVFAAELAGLKVQRLINEPTAAAMAYGLHEQKFERTLVFDLGGGTFDVTVLEYALPLIEVHASTGDNYLGGEDFTDALLLACLRDWNLTLDDLQPQALASLHDAIEQFKHELGEGNWTLSWNGDAQPRQWQLDELKLQAIWAPLLARVRAPIEQALRDARLSPKELDSLVLVGGATRMAQVQQLVAKLFGRLPYRHLDPDTIVALGAASQAACKARDEAIDELILTDVCPYTLGIAAQRGGENSGAFSPIIERNTVIPTSRVERFYSSHAEQKVVRIAVYQGERPWVRDNILVDSFEIPLQQTGQIQSLDVRFSYDINGLLEVDVTFQETGQKHSHSIDRSPTGLDEPARQASHERLSRLKIHPRDALPNRTLLARLERAWMQSLGEERELIGSWLDAFNTVLAGQQAGEISRQRQQLSQALDELRY; encoded by the coding sequence TCTCTCCCCCGCAGTTGCCACGCCATTGCTGGGCATCGACTTGGGCACCACCAATAGCCTGATTGCCGTCTGGCAAGACGGGCAAGCGCGGCTGATCGCCAACGCCTTGGGCGAAGTGCTGACGCCGTCGGTGGTCAGCGTCGATGACGATGGCAGCATTCTCGTCGGCAAGGCCGCCAAGGCGCGCTTGACCACCCATCCGCTGCGCACGGCCGCCGCGTTCAAGCGTTTCATGGGCAGCGACAAGCGCTTTGAGCTGGGCGAGCATCGCTTCACCCCTGAAGAGCTGTCGGCACTGGTCCTGGGCGCGCTCAAGCAAGATGCCGAAGCCTATCTGGGCTGCCCCGTGAGCGAGGCGGTGATTTCGGTGCCCGCCTACTTCAGCGACGAGCAACGCAAGCGCACGGTATTCGCCGCCGAGCTTGCCGGGTTGAAGGTACAGCGGCTGATCAACGAGCCGACCGCTGCGGCAATGGCCTATGGGCTGCATGAGCAGAAATTCGAGCGCACCCTGGTGTTCGACCTGGGCGGCGGCACCTTCGATGTCACCGTGCTGGAGTACGCGCTGCCGCTGATCGAGGTGCATGCCTCCACCGGCGACAACTATCTGGGCGGCGAAGACTTTACCGATGCCTTGCTGCTGGCGTGCTTGCGCGATTGGAATCTCACGCTGGACGACCTGCAGCCGCAAGCGCTGGCCAGCCTGCATGACGCCATCGAGCAGTTCAAACATGAATTGGGCGAGGGCAACTGGACCCTGAGCTGGAACGGCGATGCACAGCCGCGCCAATGGCAACTCGATGAGCTCAAGCTGCAAGCGATCTGGGCGCCATTGCTGGCCCGGGTGCGTGCGCCGATCGAGCAGGCTCTGCGTGACGCCCGCTTGAGCCCCAAGGAGCTGGACAGCCTGGTACTGGTCGGTGGTGCGACGCGCATGGCGCAGGTGCAGCAGCTGGTGGCCAAGTTGTTTGGCCGGTTGCCGTATCGGCACCTGGATCCGGACACCATCGTCGCCCTCGGCGCTGCCAGCCAGGCGGCGTGCAAGGCGCGAGACGAGGCTATCGATGAGCTGATTCTCACCGATGTCTGCCCCTACACCCTGGGCATCGCCGCCCAGCGTGGCGGGGAGAACAGCGGGGCGTTTTCGCCGATCATCGAGCGCAATACCGTGATCCCGACCTCGCGGGTCGAGCGCTTCTATAGCAGCCATGCCGAGCAGAAAGTGGTGCGCATCGCTGTGTATCAGGGCGAGCGGCCTTGGGTGCGTGACAATATTCTGGTGGACAGTTTCGAGATCCCGTTGCAGCAGACCGGGCAGATTCAGTCGCTGGATGTGCGTTTTAGCTACGACATCAATGGCTTGTTGGAGGTGGATGTGACCTTCCAGGAAACCGGCCAGAAGCACAGCCACAGCATCGACCGCAGCCCGACCGGGTTGGATGAACCCGCGCGCCAGGCCAGCCATGAGCGGCTGTCGCGGTTGAAGATTCATCCGCGCGATGCGCTGCCCAATCGCACCTTGTTGGCGCGTTTGGAGCGGGCGTGGATGCAGAGCCTGGGTGAAGAGCGGGAGTTGATTGGCAGTTGGCTGGATGCGTTCAATACCGTGTTGGCGGGGCAGCAGGCCGGGGAGATCAGTCGCCAGCGCCAGCAACTGAGCCAGGCGTTGGATGAGTTGCGCTATTGA